A genome region from Bacillaceae bacterium IKA-2 includes the following:
- the istB gene encoding IS21-like element helper ATPase IstB, translating into MQIQEMAHILKLPYIKTNYQMLLDEANHTNMTHRELISRLLERELELRLENGLKHRLRRAKFPLNKYLEDFDKSKYHKKFIPKFEELETLQFIENKENIILIGSPGCGKSHYSIGLGIKACLEGKSVLFISVPNLIIELKEAMSESKLSQYKTKFEKYSLVVLDELGYVSFDKIGCEILFNLLSNRNDKGSIIITTNLAFDRWEEIFKDPMLTGAIVDRLAHKSHILDISREVSHRFEETMSWLKPTK; encoded by the coding sequence ATGCAAATACAAGAAATGGCCCATATACTAAAATTACCCTATATAAAAACCAATTATCAAATGCTTCTTGATGAAGCAAACCATACAAACATGACCCACCGAGAGCTGATAAGTCGTCTACTCGAAAGAGAATTAGAACTAAGGCTTGAGAATGGTTTAAAACATAGACTCAGAAGGGCTAAATTCCCTCTTAACAAGTACTTAGAAGACTTCGACAAGAGTAAGTACCATAAGAAATTTATACCGAAATTCGAAGAACTAGAAACGTTGCAGTTCATTGAAAATAAAGAAAATATAATCTTAATAGGATCTCCTGGCTGCGGGAAATCACATTATAGTATTGGGCTTGGTATTAAGGCGTGTTTGGAAGGCAAAAGTGTATTGTTTATCTCTGTACCTAACTTAATAATAGAGTTAAAAGAAGCAATGAGTGAAAGCAAACTATCGCAATATAAAACCAAATTTGAAAAGTACAGTCTTGTCGTTTTAGATGAACTGGGATACGTATCATTTGACAAAATTGGTTGTGAAATACTATTTAATTTATTATCAAATAGAAACGATAAAGGATCAATAATCATAACAACAAACTTGGCTTTTGATCGCTGGGAAGAGATTTTTAAAGACCCGATGCTTACTGGTGCAATTGTAGATAGACTTGCTCACAAATCACATATCTTAGATATTTCACGAGAAGTAAGTCACCGATTTGAAGAGACAATGTCATGGCTAAAACCAACTAAATAA
- a CDS encoding tyrosine-type recombinase/integrase, with the protein MMPNYCGIYAGLIEQYIDFKRNLGYKFVDATYTLSLFDRFTIDNAVLKLGLSKEIVDKWSEKRPNESDKTRYARIHYIAKFSAYLNDMGYPSHIPRLPKKYSSTFVPHIFSKKEVNAFFDACDTLKVNRRFETTVYVLPALFRMLYGCGIRISEALSLTCKDVDLDAKNIIVRETKNGKDRILPLSETLTEVCIQYRNVRPGKYEPKGYFFIKNNGQKCNAKAIYEWFRKILWNAGIPHGGKGFGPRMHDFRHTFSVHSLVKMSEAGLDLYYSLPILSKYLGHQSLEATDKYVRLTSDMYPDLIREVDNVCAYVFPEVDHYEAD; encoded by the coding sequence ATGATGCCGAACTATTGTGGTATTTATGCTGGTTTAATCGAACAGTACATTGATTTCAAAAGAAACCTCGGTTACAAGTTTGTTGATGCCACTTACACACTTTCGTTATTTGACAGATTTACAATAGATAATGCCGTATTAAAACTCGGTCTATCAAAGGAGATTGTTGATAAATGGAGTGAGAAGCGTCCAAATGAATCAGACAAGACACGTTATGCGAGGATTCATTATATTGCAAAATTTTCCGCCTATTTAAATGATATGGGATATCCATCACATATACCGAGATTGCCTAAAAAGTACAGCAGTACGTTTGTACCACATATTTTCTCGAAAAAGGAAGTGAATGCATTCTTCGATGCATGTGATACGCTTAAAGTTAATAGACGATTTGAAACAACTGTGTATGTACTCCCCGCTTTATTTAGAATGCTATATGGCTGTGGCATCCGTATCAGCGAAGCGTTATCCCTAACATGTAAGGATGTTGATCTTGATGCAAAAAATATTATTGTCAGGGAAACGAAAAACGGCAAAGACCGAATACTCCCATTATCTGAAACACTAACTGAGGTGTGTATTCAATATAGGAATGTTCGTCCCGGCAAATATGAACCGAAAGGTTATTTTTTTATCAAGAACAATGGGCAAAAATGTAATGCCAAGGCAATATATGAATGGTTCAGAAAAATACTCTGGAATGCAGGAATTCCACATGGTGGGAAGGGTTTTGGCCCAAGAATGCATGACTTTCGTCACACTTTCAGTGTACACTCTCTTGTGAAAATGTCAGAAGCTGGGCTAGATTTATACTACTCACTCCCAATATTATCAAAATATCTTGGGCATCAGTCATTAGAGGCTACAGATAAGTATGTAAGGCTAACATCTGACATGTACCCTGATTTAATTAGAGAAGTAGATAACGTTTGTGCCTATGTATTTCCGGAGGTTGACCATTATGAAGCCGACTGA
- a CDS encoding LacI family DNA-binding transcriptional regulator, giving the protein MITIKDVAKLAGVAISTASIALNGKDKVSEETKRKVFAAAKQLNYQKNGAAMDLKRSSTKTIALILKDLSGPFYSELIKGVQEVTIANGYDLIACSSLGGSDSTAVKFLREKRVDGVIVLANNISDKIIKTSQREGFPIVLLDRLLEGDYLLNVLVDNEQGGYLATKYLLDQGHRKVSFISGSSGSYDNKMRLEGYKRALKEQGVPYEAKWNTSGNFTRDGGYSATKTLIIQGDLPTAIFYANDEMAIGGMKAFKEKDIKVPTDISVIGFDDIQIAEYVTPALTTIRQPKYEMGTLASHILFQVLDEKQLIKRNYQLSTEIIIRESCGATSNSTTQ; this is encoded by the coding sequence TTGATAACAATTAAAGATGTGGCAAAACTAGCTGGTGTTGCGATATCGACGGCGTCAATTGCCTTAAATGGAAAAGATAAAGTTAGTGAAGAAACGAAAAGAAAAGTGTTTGCAGCTGCTAAACAATTGAACTATCAAAAAAATGGAGCTGCCATGGATTTGAAGCGTAGTAGCACGAAGACGATTGCGTTAATTTTAAAAGATCTATCGGGACCGTTTTACTCGGAGTTAATAAAAGGGGTTCAAGAAGTAACGATAGCCAATGGGTATGACCTCATTGCTTGTAGCTCACTTGGCGGATCAGATTCAACTGCAGTAAAGTTTTTAAGGGAAAAACGAGTAGATGGGGTTATTGTTTTAGCTAATAATATTAGCGATAAAATTATTAAAACATCTCAACGAGAAGGGTTCCCTATTGTGTTATTGGATCGTCTTCTTGAAGGTGATTATCTTCTAAATGTTCTTGTCGATAATGAACAAGGAGGGTATTTAGCGACAAAGTATTTGCTTGATCAAGGACATCGGAAAGTTTCCTTTATCAGTGGTTCGAGCGGTTCTTATGATAACAAAATGCGACTTGAAGGTTATAAACGAGCATTAAAAGAACAGGGAGTACCTTATGAAGCAAAATGGAATACCTCAGGTAACTTTACTCGTGATGGTGGCTATAGTGCAACAAAAACCTTAATCATACAAGGCGATTTACCTACAGCTATTTTTTATGCTAATGATGAAATGGCTATCGGTGGAATGAAAGCGTTTAAAGAGAAGGATATCAAAGTACCAACTGATATTAGTGTAATTGGCTTTGATGATATTCAGATTGCAGAATATGTTACGCCTGCTTTGACAACAATAAGACAGCCTAAATATGAGATGGGTACTTTAGCTTCACACATTTTATTTCAAGTACTTGATGAAAAGCAGTTAATAAAAAGGAATTATCAGCTTTCTACTGAAATAATCATTCGGGAATCTTGTGGTGCTACTAGTAATTCGACTACTCAATGA
- a CDS encoding extracellular solute-binding protein, with the protein MKKNLFSFVSLVVVLMLVLVLSACGSGTENNTEDEEAQKEDVTEEQEQAQELSGEVKVMVPSGGYYLEHVRDVVAAKFMDENPEVKVIVEQEPDGGQLTARIAAGDIPDVLVGVFGYQPAKFARDNLIVDLKDMAGSEELFERISPQYVQEDFGGKYYVPWNATTQMMIYNKELFEEAGLDPNSPPETFEQYLEYAEKINDLPARDNTNIFGNVFWNEALAWGGWYWTMNSQIYYNFNNAEYQLFNELGTDIVFDQEEAKLVDFYEFMNKAQTFAPSSMEGNEFFSRNVGMWLQFGYGWKANLNEAKDQKMVIGEDVGIAPIPVLNAGDTSWSTLDGRSLMVFKSQPEREQLSFEFIKFMMNDDVNLESLKVLEQLPTLTSLVDDEYFQADDIKPFVDQLENTIINEAVAEVDDISNILLQNYIKSVIQNEMTVEEAVEVAASEARKILDGQ; encoded by the coding sequence ATGAAAAAGAATTTATTTAGTTTCGTTTCGTTAGTAGTAGTTCTGATGTTGGTTTTGGTATTGTCGGCTTGTGGTTCAGGTACAGAAAATAATACTGAAGATGAAGAAGCACAAAAAGAAGATGTAACAGAAGAGCAAGAGCAAGCGCAAGAGTTAAGTGGTGAAGTTAAAGTTATGGTTCCATCTGGAGGCTATTATTTGGAACATGTAAGGGATGTTGTTGCAGCGAAGTTTATGGATGAAAATCCTGAGGTGAAAGTTATTGTTGAACAAGAGCCGGATGGCGGACAGCTTACTGCTCGTATTGCAGCAGGTGATATTCCTGATGTTTTAGTTGGTGTTTTTGGTTATCAACCAGCTAAGTTTGCAAGAGACAACTTAATAGTAGACTTAAAGGATATGGCAGGTTCTGAGGAGTTATTTGAACGTATTTCTCCACAGTATGTTCAGGAAGATTTTGGTGGCAAATATTATGTTCCTTGGAATGCTACAACGCAAATGATGATTTATAACAAAGAACTATTTGAAGAAGCAGGTCTAGATCCAAACAGTCCACCAGAAACTTTCGAGCAATACTTAGAGTATGCTGAGAAAATTAATGACCTACCAGCCCGTGATAATACGAATATTTTCGGAAACGTATTCTGGAACGAAGCACTTGCTTGGGGTGGTTGGTATTGGACAATGAATTCGCAAATTTACTACAACTTTAATAATGCTGAGTACCAATTATTTAATGAGTTAGGAACAGATATTGTCTTTGATCAAGAAGAAGCGAAGTTAGTGGATTTCTATGAATTCATGAATAAAGCTCAAACTTTTGCTCCTTCTTCTATGGAAGGTAACGAATTTTTCAGTCGTAATGTAGGTATGTGGTTACAATTTGGTTATGGTTGGAAAGCAAACTTGAATGAAGCAAAAGACCAAAAAATGGTCATTGGTGAAGATGTTGGAATTGCACCAATTCCAGTATTAAATGCAGGAGACACAAGTTGGTCTACTTTAGACGGACGTTCACTAATGGTATTCAAGAGTCAACCAGAACGTGAACAGTTATCATTTGAATTTATTAAGTTTATGATGAACGATGATGTTAACTTAGAATCTCTTAAAGTATTAGAGCAGTTACCAACACTGACTTCTCTAGTGGATGATGAGTATTTTCAAGCCGACGATATCAAACCTTTCGTTGATCAATTAGAAAATACGATTATCAACGAAGCAGTAGCTGAAGTAGATGATATTAGTAACATTTTATTACAAAACTATATAAAATCAGTTATTCAAAATGAAATGACTGTAGAAGAAGCAGTTGAAGTCGCCGCAAGCGAAGCTAGAAAAATTCTCGACGGACAATAA
- a CDS encoding site-specific integrase, giving the protein MEQKYQTFEQLSSEVVKSLRDMSYSESRISQYRSAWQKLATFMENNQIEYYSASVGGAFIADFIGTGKYEEFSHWEKSIIRCVDVLTEFQSTGTFQYRRAKKSYQFYGCIGNPMVDFLNHRKSLGITENTLGHYRLNLHRFLSFFNEEGVMETEAIKKQHILGFVNQLGFYTPATRHSMLTTLRGFMRYLHDNGYTGIDFSYLIPKDNYKKQCKLPTTYTKNEVESLINTVDRSSPKGKRDAAMILLAARLGLRASDICLLKFENIHWEKNTITLVQQKTKNKIEHPLLIEIGEAIIDYLKYGRPKSDLPYVFLHAIPPYNCLNRSTLHSIVTFYLRRAGIKNITEKKHGPHALRHSLAGQLLEQKIPIHVISEVLGHKNTESTKTYLRIDLTSLSQCALDVPLLKTPFYAKEVE; this is encoded by the coding sequence ATGGAACAAAAATATCAAACATTTGAACAACTGTCCTCAGAAGTAGTTAAATCCCTTCGGGATATGTCCTATTCCGAATCAAGGATAAGCCAATATCGTTCCGCGTGGCAAAAACTGGCTACTTTTATGGAAAACAATCAGATTGAGTATTATTCAGCGTCAGTAGGTGGAGCATTTATAGCTGACTTTATTGGTACTGGGAAATACGAGGAATTTAGCCATTGGGAAAAGAGCATAATCCGGTGTGTGGATGTTCTAACTGAATTTCAGTCTACAGGAACGTTCCAATACAGAAGGGCAAAGAAATCCTACCAATTTTATGGTTGCATCGGTAATCCTATGGTGGATTTCCTTAATCACCGAAAATCTTTGGGTATTACAGAAAATACGCTTGGTCATTACCGATTAAATCTTCATCGCTTTCTTAGTTTTTTTAATGAAGAAGGAGTCATGGAAACCGAAGCAATTAAAAAACAACACATTTTAGGATTTGTGAATCAGCTTGGTTTTTATACACCTGCAACGCGCCACAGCATGCTTACCACTTTACGTGGGTTTATGAGATATCTACATGACAATGGGTATACAGGGATTGACTTTTCATACCTAATTCCAAAAGACAATTACAAGAAGCAATGTAAACTACCCACGACATATACGAAAAATGAAGTTGAATCATTAATCAATACTGTTGACAGAAGTAGCCCAAAAGGGAAGCGTGATGCTGCTATGATACTATTGGCTGCACGATTGGGATTGAGGGCTTCTGACATCTGTCTGTTGAAGTTTGAAAACATACACTGGGAAAAGAATACAATTACACTTGTTCAACAAAAGACTAAAAATAAGATTGAGCATCCACTTTTAATAGAAATAGGAGAGGCTATTATCGATTATCTGAAGTATGGACGGCCTAAATCTGATCTTCCTTATGTCTTCCTACATGCAATCCCGCCATATAACTGCCTAAATAGATCGACTTTGCATAGCATTGTTACTTTTTATCTCCGTCGTGCTGGCATTAAAAACATAACAGAAAAGAAACATGGTCCTCATGCTTTGAGGCACAGTCTTGCTGGGCAACTACTGGAACAAAAAATACCCATCCATGTTATATCAGAAGTGCTAGGTCACAAGAATACCGAAAGCACAAAAACTTATTTACGAATAGACTTAACATCTTTGAGCCAATGCGCATTAGATGTTCCACTCTTAAAAACGCCATTTTATGCCAAGGAGGTGGAATGA